A stretch of the Medicago truncatula cultivar Jemalong A17 chromosome 5, MtrunA17r5.0-ANR, whole genome shotgun sequence genome encodes the following:
- the LOC11427477 gene encoding RNA-binding protein Y14A, which produces MQGSAADGEALDFEPEEDDLMDEEGAVDAEASPPHPKLKSAITSVPKKTKGRGFRQDSDSSNRNSRLADSGFDTLTAEGGPGPQRSIEGWIILVTGVHEEAQDDDLQNAFGEYGDIKNLHLNLDRRTGFVKGYALIEYERSEEARNAIENLNGSVLLTQTIYVDWAFSSGPINETVRRNRPQRRSRSPPRRRY; this is translated from the exons ATGCAAGGAAGCGCCGCCGACGGAGAAGCTTTGGATTTCGAGCCAGAGGAAGATGACTTGATGGACGAAGAAGGTGCTGTTGACGCCGAAGCTTCTCCTCCACATCCCAAACTCAAATCCGCCATCACCTCCGTTCCCAAAAAAACCAAAGGTCGCGGTTTCCGTCAGGATTCTGATTCCTCCAACCGTAACTCTCGTCTTGCTGATTCCGGTTTCGATACTCTCACTGCTGAGGGTGGTCCTGGTCCTCAACGAT CTATTGAAGGATGGATTATTTTGGTGACTGGTGTACATGAGGAAGCTCAAGATGATGATTTGCAGAATGCTTTTGGTGAATATGGTGATATTAAGAATCTTCACTTGAATCTTGATCGCCGTACTGGTTTTGTTAAG GGTTATGCACTGATTGAATATGAGCGCTCCGAGGAAGCTCGGAATGCAATAGAGAATTTGAATGGATCTGTGCTTCTCACACAAACCATTTATGTTGATTGGGCTTTCAGCAGTGGACCTATTAACGAGACAGTTAGAAGAAACag ACCTCAGCGGCGCTCCAGGAGTCCTCCTAGGAGGAGATATTGA
- the LOC11442586 gene encoding zinc finger CCCH domain-containing protein 55 has translation MGSYEATNVVLAKVKNFDPENASKIMGFLLMNLEEYELVRLACCPDHVLHNLAIRVKTHLGMNLSTPSSPSPLNPIGRITSSSNNPFSKSSPRGSNGFDFNRNPSSPSGNVWSQPSFPKNPISPKFNPLMSYENIQGGVGVVGGGGGSGAGGSCAFSPRVNNGDYDFVDEQQLNECFPFLNESSNGDDLVDPRLEMGVGGQNWISGNNGDAHNIHKRSFSANDASFSVEESGLGFGFKPCLYFARGFCKNGSNCKFVHGDSIDANSGAVVGSPKFEGLEQHEEFMRFKAAQQHQRMVAASQLAAGGTSPVSYDKYIDLLMQQHSDNQRAVAAAAFAMGEEYFNITGRGRPERNEFLAMVSGDKPNSASRQIYLTFPAESTFKDEDVSEYFSKFGPVQDVRIPYQQKRMFGFVTFVFPETVRVILSKGNPHFICDSRVLVKPYKEKGKVPDKRHQHQQQQFERGDFSPCLSPSAFDSKEPFDFHPGTRMLYNPHDILLRRKIEEQAADFQQVLELQERRLKSLQLPDFKNNPIHHHQRSLSVGAPLVFPHQLHSHVNHAGLSPDNIQGDFTGYSGSLTSAGSLGAASEQQELHKEADPSCIDAVTAAAESGNLKDVAKSEGVDLGKRNVEHTLPDSLFASPTKAAGDYLSDFSPQEEANESTAFSTTLSQKFESTTSASGDNMASV, from the exons ATGGGTTCTTATGAAGCAACCAATGTGGTTCTTGCTAAAGTCAAAAACTTTGACCCTGAAAATGCTTCAAAAATCATGGGTTTTCTTCTCATGAACCTTGAAGAATATGAACTTGTTCGTTTAGCATGTTGTCCTGACCATGTTCTTCATAACCTTGCTATTAGGGTAAAGACCCATTTGGGTATGAACCTATCTACCCCTTCTTCACCTTCACCTCTTAACCCTATTGGAAGAATCACTTCATCTTCCAATAACCCTTTTTCAAAATCTTCTCCTAGAGGAAGTAATGGGTTTGACTTCAATAGGAACCCTTCATCACCTTCTGGTAATGTTTGGTCACAACCCTCTTTCCCAAAGAACCCTATTAGTCCAAAGTTTAATCCTTTAATGTCTTATGAGAATATCCAAGGTGGTGTTGGTGTTGTTGGTGGTGGCGGCGGCAGTGGTGCTGGTGGTTCCTGTGCTTTTTCACCAAGGGTTAATAATGgtgattatgattttgttgatgaacaACAGCTGAATGAGTGTTTTCCTTTTCTCAATGAGTCGTCTAACGGCGATGATTTGGTTGATCCGCGTCTTGAAATGGGCGTTGGTGGTCAGAATTGGATCTCTGGTAACAATGGCGATGCTCATAATATTCATAAGAGGAGTTTTTCTGCAAATGATGCTAGTTTTAGTGTTGAAGAAAGTGGATTGGGATTTGGTTTTAAGCCATGTCTTTACTTTGCTAGAGGGTTTTGTAAAAATGGTTCCAATTGTAAGTTTGTTCACGGTGATTCGATTGATGCGAATTCTGGTGCTGTTGTTGGTTCACCCAAGTTTGAGGGATTGGAACAACATGAAGAGTTCATGAGGTTCAAGGCTGCTCAGCAGCATCAAAGAATGGTGGCTGCATCACAACTTGCTGCTGGTGGAACATCACCGGTTTCGTATGACAAGTACATTGATCTTCTGATGCAGCAGCACAGTGATAATCAAAG AGCCGTGGCTGCGGCAGCATTTGCGATGGGTGAAGAATATTTCAACATTACTGGTCGGGGCAGGCCCGAAAGGAATGAGTTTCTTGCTATGGTTTCTGGGGACAAGCCTAACTCGGCTTCGCGGCAGATTTACTTGACCTTTCCTGCTGAAAGCACATTCAAAGATGAAGATGTTTCGGAGTACTTCAG CAAATTTGGACCTGTCCAAGATGTGAGAATTCCTTACCAGCAAAAGCGCATGTTTGGGTTTGTAACCTTTGTCTTTCCGGAGACAGTGAGAGTCATATTATCGAAAGGAAATCCTCATTTCATATGTGACTCACGTGTGCTTGTGAAACCCTACAAGGAGAAGGGAAAAGTTCCTGACAA GAGACACCAACATCAGCAGCAGCAATTTGAGAGGGGAGATTTTTCACCATGTTTAAGTCCCTCTGCGTTTGACTCTAAAGAACCTTTTGATTTCCATCCTG GAACAAGAATGCTATACAATCCGCATGATATCTTATTGAGAAGGAAAATAGAGGAGCAGGCTGCGGACTTTCAGCAAGTCCTTGAACTCCAAGAAAGGAGGCTGAAGAGTCTGCAGCTTCCAGATTTCAAGAATAATCCGATTCACCACCACCAGCGCAGTCTCTCTGTTGGCGCTCCTTTGGTTTTTCCCCATCAACTTCATAGCCATGTGAACCATGCAGGTCTTTCTCCTGATAACATTCAAGGAGATTTTACAG GCTACAGTGGCAGCCTCACTTCTGCTGGTTCTTTAGGTGCTGCATCTGAGCAGCAGGAGCTACACAAAGAAGCTGATCCATCTTGCATTGATGCTGTTACTGCTGCTGCTGAGAGTGGGAATTTAAAGGATGTTGCAAAGTCTGAAGGTGTAGATCTCGGCAAGAG AAATGTGGAGCACACCCTTCCTGACAGTCTCTTTGCTTCACCAACAAAAGCAGCTGGAGATTATCTGTCTGATTTCTCTCCACAGGAAGAGGCTAATGAGAGTACTGCATTTTCAACTACCTTGTCTCAGAAGTTTGAATCGACAACATCTGCTTCGGGCGACAACATGGCTTCCGTTTAA